The Candidatus Nanosynbacter featherlites DNA window GGTCGGATATCATGGTGCACCAATCCTCGTTCGTGGAGGTATCCGGCAGCTTCTGTCACCTGTACCATCATATTGAGCACTGTCCTGGCGACAATCTCACCATCATTAATCTTTTGTTGTACAATATGTTTCTGCTTATCTAACGTAGCGCCCATGAGCGGGTATACTTCGTGGAGCGGCTCTCCCTGTGCTGCCCGAATAGCCAGCGGTGCCAGGAGATGATTTGGCTGGTCGTTCATCAATTGTTGCATCAGTTCGACCTGGGGGCTAGCTGCGCATGCCAGTATATGTCTGCCTACCTTATGAACTCTCCCTTGCTCATCAACTGTAAAACACGAAGAATATGTATCAAACTGGCTCATAATTACTTATATAACAATTCGCTGGCAGCGGCGCAAGCATAAGCCTGGTCCAGACAATACAAAACTACCCCTTGAGAGGGGTAGTTTATGTCACGAGTCGATGCCGAGATTATTTCTCGTCGACCACCTCGCCTTCGACTGGCTCGTCTTTGTCGGATTTTTTATCACCCGTAGATTCATCAGCCTTGTTATCCTCAGCAGCTTGCTGGTACATTTTGGCACCGATTGGCATGATGGCGTCCTGCAGTGCTTTAGCTGCCGCTTCCAGCTCATCTTTATCATCAGCGTCTTTATGCTTTTCCGCTTCCTTAACCGCTTCGTCAATTGCCTTCTTGTCGTCCTCAGAAATCTTATCTTTGAACTCATCCGGCATTTTCTTTGCCTGGTAGATGGCGTTTTCTAGCTGGTTTTTAGCGTCAACGGTTTCGCGCTTTTTCTTGTCCTCATCAGCGTGCAGTTCGGCTTCCTTCTGGGCTTTTTCGATATCTTCCTTACTCATGTTGCCAGAGTTTTGGATGGTAATTGATTGCTCCTTGCCGGTACCTTTGTCTTTAGCAGTAACATTGAGGATACCGTTGGCGTCGATATTGAAGGTCACTTCAATCTGCGGCACACCGCGTGGTGCTGGCGCAATACCATCGAGCTCAAAATGCCCCAGGCTCTTGTTATCTTTAGCAAATTCGCGCTCACCCTGCAAGACATGGATTTCTACTTTTGGCTGATTGTCAGCGGCCGTCGAGAATACTTCACTCTTGCTGGTCGGCACGGTGGTATTACGCTCGATCAGCTTGGTCGACACACCGCCCATCGTCTCGATACCAAGGCTGAGCGGCGTCACGTCCAGCAGCAACACATCCTTGACATCGCCAGCCAGCACACCACCCTGAATGGCTGCACCAACTGCCACCACTTCGTCTGGGTTAACGCCTTGCATTGGATCTTTGCCGAATAGCTTCTTCACTCGCTCAACCACCGCTGGCATACGGGTCATACCACCAACCATAACGATTTCATTGACGTCAGATTTTGATAATTTAGCGTCTTTGAGTGCTTTTTCAACTGGCACGTCAAGGCGATCCAACAAATCTTTCACCAAATCTTCCAACTTGGCCCGTGTCAGACTCAGTTCAAAGTGCTTTGGTCCATCAGCATCAGCGGTGATGAACGGAATATTGACTTCGTATTCAGTAACTGTCGACAGCTCCTTTTTGGCCTTTTCGGCTTCGTCCTTTAGACGCTGCATGGCCGCATTGTCTTTGCGTAGGTCGATGCCTTCTTTAGACTTGAAGTCATCCAAGAAGTAGTTAACGATGACGTTATCGAAGTCCTCACCACCGAGGTGGGTGTCACCATTAGTGGCTTTCACCTCAAACACGCCGTCGCCGAGTTCCAGAATGGAAACGTCAAACGTACCACCACCAAGGTCGAACACCACGATGGTTTCGTCATTTTTACCTTTTTCCAGGCCGTACGCCAAAGCTGCCGCCGTTGGCTCATTGATGATGCGCTTGACTTCCAGACCGGCAATTTTACCAGCATCTTTGGTAGCTTGGCGCTGCGAATCATCAAAGTAAGCTGGCACGGTGATAACCGCTTCAGTAACTTTTTCACCCAAGAATGCCTCAGCATCAGCCTTGATCTTGCTAAGGATCATAGCTGAAACTTCTTCTGGTGTGTATTCTTTGTCGCCCATCTCTACTGCTACACCGGTACCTTTTTTAACAATCTGGTATGGCATGATATCGAGGTCTTTTTGGACTTCCTTGTCAGTAAACTTACGGCCGATCAAACGCTTGACACCGTAAATAGTGTTCTTTGGATTGGTTACACGCTGACGCTGAGCCACTTGTCCAACCAAGCGCTCACCCTTTTTATTAATTGCCACCACTGATGGCGTGGTACGGTTACCTTCAGCATTAGCGATAACTTCTGGCTTGCCTGCCAGCATGTACGCAAAGGCACTGTTAGTTGTACCGAGGTCAATTCCGATAATTTTACCCATATGATTCCCCTTTCTTATTATGATCACATCTGGTTTTTCTTATATTCATTTTAGCACTCTTTTATGTCGAGTGCCAACTATTTCAGTATAAATAATTAGCACTCGCGTGTCAAGAGTGCTAATTATTTATTTAGTGTCTTTATTACATCTTTTTGCGGATGAACCAAACTCCGGCACCACCAGCTGCTACCGCTACTACTGTTACAGCGATGACACTAGCACCGGTATCTGCCAAGTAGCCACCCTTGTTGGTCGCCTGAGTATTCTTGCCAGTGCCGTTGGTTGTTGCACCGCCAGGGTTCGTAGGCCCGGTAGGATTACCAGTACCACCACCAACGCCAGGGTTAGTTTGCTGTTGACGCTCGTAGACACCGACTGGGTCTACGATAGTACCATTTGCAGCCTTATCCTCGTCACCAAAGCCGCCGTCAGTCAAATCATAGGTTACTGTCGTATGCTTACCATCAGCGGTCGTGCCAAATGTCACGCGATTAGTGATATCTTCTTTGACAGCACCGCCACTTATCTTGACCACGGCTAATTGACTATGATCAGCGTAATGTTTACTCAGAGTCAGTGTCACGCGCGTTGTGTAGCCGACCTTGGCAGTCTGGCCGGTACAGTTGATGGTAAAGCCAACGATGTCACGCAAGACACGGCCGTCATAATCATTCGGAGCAGCTGCCACTGCGGCTGAAGCAATGTTGTAGCACTGGGTGCCAGCTGTAGCAACAGTCACCGTACCACCACCTGGCTGCGCAACAGTCGCTGAAGTGGTTGGCGTGGTTGGCGTTGGCGCTGGATTGACAACAACAGCGTTCAATTTTGCTTGCAGCGCTGTTTTTTTAGCAGGATCTTGCACCTTATTCACTAAGACCTTAGCGGCATCAACGGCACTTTGTGTTTTATCAGCTTCTGCCTTGGCAACTGCAGCCTGAGCAGCGTCTTGAGCGTCTTGCTCTTTTTGCTTGGCGCTAGCCACTGCACTGTTGAGGTTAGCGATCGCTGATTGAAGGTCTGACGCAGATGGATTTGCCTGGTTCAAGATGGCCTTAGCAGCGGCAAGAGTTGAAGCAACTGTCGGATCCGATTTGATGTATGATGGTGTCGCTTCTGCAGCAGTGATGGCTGCTTGCAAGCTTGCTTTATCAATTTTCAGTGCATCGAGCTTGCCCTGTAAGGCTGTGCGTGCATTGTCCAGCTCAGACACTGAGACATTCGCGTTATTTATAACTGCTTCAGCTGCCGTGACCTGCGCTTGAAGAGCGGCGATAGTGCTACTGCTCATGCCGGCAACCGTGGCTGGATCTTTAGCTTTAGCGATCAATGCAGTGAGGGTTGAGCGAGCACCAGAAATAGCGTTGGTTACCGCATCGAGCCTTGCCTGGAAGGCGGCCTTCTTGCCTGCGTCACCTACTGCATCAACT harbors:
- the dnaK gene encoding molecular chaperone DnaK produces the protein MGKIIGIDLGTTNSAFAYMLAGKPEVIANAEGNRTTPSVVAINKKGERLVGQVAQRQRVTNPKNTIYGVKRLIGRKFTDKEVQKDLDIMPYQIVKKGTGVAVEMGDKEYTPEEVSAMILSKIKADAEAFLGEKVTEAVITVPAYFDDSQRQATKDAGKIAGLEVKRIINEPTAAALAYGLEKGKNDETIVVFDLGGGTFDVSILELGDGVFEVKATNGDTHLGGEDFDNVIVNYFLDDFKSKEGIDLRKDNAAMQRLKDEAEKAKKELSTVTEYEVNIPFITADADGPKHFELSLTRAKLEDLVKDLLDRLDVPVEKALKDAKLSKSDVNEIVMVGGMTRMPAVVERVKKLFGKDPMQGVNPDEVVAVGAAIQGGVLAGDVKDVLLLDVTPLSLGIETMGGVSTKLIERNTTVPTSKSEVFSTAADNQPKVEIHVLQGEREFAKDNKSLGHFELDGIAPAPRGVPQIEVTFNIDANGILNVTAKDKGTGKEQSITIQNSGNMSKEDIEKAQKEAELHADEDKKKRETVDAKNQLENAIYQAKKMPDEFKDKISEDDKKAIDEAVKEAEKHKDADDKDELEAAAKALQDAIMPIGAKMYQQAAEDNKADESTGDKKSDKDEPVEGEVVDEK